A stretch of Bacillus pseudomycoides DNA encodes these proteins:
- a CDS encoding DegV family protein: MKRVAWFTDSTTANFTTSADNFVIPIEIVINGTAYKDCEEGVRERVYDALKQGITVTTSQPNFGDMVALFSKCKEEYEEGFAITISGKVSGTYQNMILAAEMAGFPLVVIDSETTSYPMDEILTKAQTLYREGMTLQDIQKTIQHVERSPYYVFPKDLKGLYASGRVKGVQFILGSLLSVNLILEVKHGELVLEKKVRKIQKCKEYMRSELEKEMPNVVHVFHANDEEGAEEWIADFRAVFPEMKFLIYPLPISFAVHAGAGTIAISFSKGKNRE; this comes from the coding sequence ATGAAGCGTGTTGCTTGGTTTACTGATAGTACAACTGCAAACTTTACAACAAGTGCAGATAATTTTGTTATACCGATTGAAATTGTTATTAATGGAACGGCTTACAAAGACTGTGAAGAAGGTGTTCGTGAACGTGTCTACGATGCGCTAAAACAAGGTATAACAGTAACTACGTCACAACCTAATTTTGGAGATATGGTCGCACTCTTCTCTAAATGTAAAGAAGAATATGAAGAAGGATTTGCGATCACGATTAGTGGGAAAGTAAGTGGCACTTATCAAAATATGATACTTGCAGCAGAAATGGCAGGATTTCCTCTAGTCGTAATAGATAGTGAAACAACGAGTTATCCAATGGATGAAATTTTAACAAAAGCGCAAACGTTATACCGTGAGGGTATGACTTTACAAGATATACAAAAGACAATACAACATGTGGAACGTAGTCCTTACTATGTATTTCCAAAAGATTTGAAAGGTCTATATGCGAGTGGACGTGTGAAGGGTGTGCAATTTATACTAGGTAGTCTACTAAGTGTCAACCTAATTCTAGAAGTAAAACATGGCGAACTTGTGTTGGAGAAGAAAGTTCGTAAAATACAAAAATGTAAAGAATATATGCGAAGCGAACTTGAAAAAGAAATGCCGAACGTAGTCCATGTTTTCCATGCGAATGATGAAGAAGGGGCAGAAGAATGGATTGCCGATTTCAGAGCAGTATTTCCTGAAATGAAGTTTTTAATTTACCCACTTCCTATATCTTTTGCTGTTCATGCAGGTGCTGGAACAATTGCGATTAGCTTTTCGAAAGGAAAAAACCGTGAATAA
- a CDS encoding MFS transporter yields the protein MEARLKMSRVQKASLWVVAVAVFTDMLIYGMIVPILPQYAKTLGASQTEIGFLFGSYAITLLLATPILGVVSDKVGRRLPMILGLFGLAAATILFGLANSFWLLVLARMLQGISAAATWTAGLALLADVFPLQERGKAMGLALSGQAAGMLLGPTIGGVLYQWGGYHLPFIIAATIALIDGILRITLLRDEPKSNTDQRINYRSILNMRSLFIMIGIIILGSALPSALEPTLPLYLQDTLHLSPGTIGLLFAVPTLAYGFTAPIIGTLSTKIGRKQTMAVGIALAALCFPFTAIVSHTALEIFVLAILGVSFSLLLAPALPELTYLADKNGIQAYGILFAIYNTAYSIGMFFGPMFSGSLSDLFGLTNAFYIFSVLLLCYLCLFLWKMKKQN from the coding sequence ATGGAAGCTAGGTTAAAAATGTCTCGCGTGCAAAAAGCCTCGTTATGGGTTGTAGCTGTAGCTGTCTTTACGGATATGCTAATCTATGGAATGATTGTCCCAATCTTACCACAGTACGCAAAAACGTTAGGTGCTTCCCAAACAGAGATTGGCTTTTTATTCGGTAGTTACGCTATTACTCTACTTCTCGCTACTCCTATTTTAGGAGTGGTTTCTGATAAGGTTGGAAGACGCCTCCCTATGATTCTGGGGTTATTTGGACTTGCAGCAGCAACTATATTATTCGGACTTGCAAATAGTTTCTGGTTGCTCGTGCTCGCAAGAATGCTACAAGGTATATCTGCAGCGGCAACATGGACAGCTGGATTAGCACTTCTAGCAGATGTGTTCCCGCTACAAGAGCGTGGGAAAGCCATGGGTCTCGCTTTGTCTGGCCAAGCAGCTGGAATGCTCCTCGGTCCAACTATCGGTGGTGTACTTTATCAATGGGGTGGTTATCATCTTCCCTTTATTATCGCAGCAACTATTGCACTCATTGATGGCATATTACGAATAACTTTACTTCGTGATGAGCCAAAGTCCAACACAGATCAACGAATTAACTATCGATCTATCTTGAATATGCGTTCCCTATTTATTATGATTGGTATTATTATTCTTGGTTCGGCCTTACCTAGTGCTTTAGAACCAACTCTTCCTCTCTACTTACAAGACACCCTGCACCTTAGCCCTGGAACAATTGGACTATTATTTGCTGTTCCAACTCTCGCATATGGTTTTACCGCACCAATCATCGGCACACTGTCAACTAAAATTGGTAGAAAACAAACGATGGCAGTAGGCATAGCTTTGGCGGCTTTATGTTTCCCATTTACAGCGATCGTTTCCCATACCGCCCTTGAAATATTTGTACTTGCTATCCTTGGAGTTAGTTTTAGCCTTTTACTAGCACCTGCTTTACCAGAACTTACATATCTCGCAGACAAAAATGGAATTCAAGCATATGGAATACTTTTTGCTATTTATAATACAGCCTACTCAATTGGTATGTTCTTCGGACCGATGTTTAGCGGAAGTTTGTCAGATTTATTTGGATTAACAAATGCTTTCTACATATTTAGTGTTCTTCTTTTATGTTATCTTTGCTTGTTTTTGTGGAAAATGAAAAAACAAAATTAG
- a CDS encoding DUF2651 family protein: protein MTQIFSNPMFLVLILFPVLTIMLSAIVYWKLKKLFIMPIIVFIFSLLFMLIYANETFFS, encoded by the coding sequence ATGACACAAATATTTAGTAATCCAATGTTCTTAGTTTTGATTCTATTTCCAGTTCTTACGATTATGTTAAGTGCAATTGTTTATTGGAAACTCAAAAAATTATTTATTATGCCAATCATCGTTTTCATATTTTCCTTACTATTTATGTTGATTTATGCAAATGAAACCTTTTTTTCTTAG
- a CDS encoding tetratricopeptide repeat protein, with protein sequence MLEFRRLETCLKEKRFVDGLQEMNQEIAHIRDINTLSYVKKWLSAISSTEEFDTLIRLTDEGLMHQYSAFLIRYSYRKFPNMRTLSLYCDELIDDRRVLDAEKLLKDALKNIKADQIDSDIVSKAYFTLVRCLLEMKRNEEALRYMKKAESYSTRPVFDKWGYFYIQTGEWEKAEQSLLAGIKHKESEELAIYLLSQLYAYKGELKRALQLINDAIDRFPQVPYFYFEKVKHLLDLQNYEEMLTVIDKVNHILPYHSYKAYFTHLRAEALYKMNKTEELLALLKTEASLTESLYHNIEKHPTGKKVQLPLVPIVQKDNYCVPASLEMMLRLWGESRTQDEIADHIFDVTGSKFSDTVMYLEKLGYACHYFKGTKEDYKALLDQNIPVLLSIDIEHASHVQVLSGYDDQLQSFSVQDPNFLEPLFIEYEKLQERYRYTDGLAIVFVPKEKKEQLSFLSEEEDTYFRTLFSLTDHLEEQDKQGIEKLVSFLQETSENLYTWLYTIKHMDVEVNQEFILFCAERLMERYPDSDFVKLHSAQSFIRIQDVERASDVLQSVTKKNSQALYHFIYGRYFFEKEEYEEAISSFRSSLQLDADQPIAWSFLALSYMYINQSEQGLKMSQIALQRHPDRFVLVNHGLILMDLERYEEAYEVFDDLLKEYKYEAHIWYERARCAHQIGKMYLAIKGLQIAIQLDKAAPYSYVKLSEIYESDVEDRKSAQEILLQGIESCEESSSLYVRLGDLHFQHDEFEEAEKIYKCALEKNNRDVYSHFGLIQIYMEKEQYDDAKRYIFSMEKQFEENDEFLMNAGMVLWDAEIELGANEEQLKIALSKLEDGIRCLKNNIANILEEYVNRIEGTPFVQRGIAFLRKLEKEKADIIEYGCYAGILYESLGQYDQAMKRYNQAIKHRPSTLPYFRIGESLMVLRELEDAKRAYESCLEIDANFIGVHLKLAEIYETEENKLKEQYHMLQAMLQGPMIVNMEYLAELSVENGLHKELLSELDQLVGKVNEMWRLDALAYVYGAMKEIDKERELVEEALQMDEEHVEVQYHYAKVLVKKPDSEAISFVTNLIRKDAGNERVFEVYVQMMEQQRKLSQMRESLHLLPVKKKERSMAFMYAASALAERLTKQQENEQPKKSIFTRIFYRMKNRAKELSLITIVIDLFEISLKLNAKNSTAAQRLAIFYENGNMITEAMDVLQTSLENTWDVSTARQLVKLLIECGDENEEMLRGALEFIKQMVREEPNDYDTLLLHSNVLFMLGEEKQAEKICLQLIERMPFVSRAFLALAEIYQSGERFEESIQMLEKGVVHHPKNHAMFLALAASYHQIGKTEKAEKLTNHILSFDSSDLLVRYNRACYLAVLDRNAEAKAELETVLYEDETGFFTELAEEDEDLEKVWKTIKKHDV encoded by the coding sequence ATGTTAGAATTTAGGCGATTAGAAACATGTTTGAAAGAGAAACGGTTTGTAGATGGATTGCAAGAGATGAATCAAGAAATCGCACATATACGAGACATAAATACTCTATCTTATGTGAAAAAATGGCTGTCAGCGATTTCATCAACTGAAGAATTTGATACACTTATCCGTCTTACTGATGAAGGGCTTATGCATCAATATAGCGCCTTCCTAATTCGCTATTCATATAGAAAATTTCCAAATATGAGAACGCTCTCTTTATATTGTGATGAGCTAATTGATGACCGAAGAGTACTTGATGCTGAAAAATTATTAAAGGATGCTTTGAAAAATATAAAGGCAGATCAAATCGATTCTGATATTGTATCTAAAGCATACTTTACATTGGTAAGATGTCTCCTAGAAATGAAACGAAATGAAGAAGCGCTCAGATACATGAAAAAAGCTGAGAGTTATAGTACACGTCCAGTTTTTGATAAATGGGGCTATTTTTATATACAAACAGGAGAGTGGGAGAAAGCAGAGCAGTCACTTTTAGCTGGGATAAAACATAAAGAAAGTGAAGAATTAGCAATTTATTTATTATCACAGCTGTATGCGTATAAAGGGGAACTGAAACGAGCATTACAACTGATTAACGATGCGATAGATCGTTTTCCGCAAGTACCATATTTTTATTTTGAAAAGGTGAAACATTTACTAGATTTACAGAATTATGAGGAAATGTTAACTGTAATAGATAAGGTTAATCACATATTGCCGTATCATTCGTATAAAGCTTATTTTACACACTTACGTGCAGAAGCTTTGTATAAAATGAATAAGACTGAAGAGTTACTCGCTTTATTAAAAACGGAAGCAAGTTTAACAGAGTCACTCTATCATAATATAGAAAAACACCCGACTGGAAAAAAAGTACAATTACCATTAGTGCCAATCGTACAAAAAGATAATTATTGTGTTCCAGCAAGCTTGGAGATGATGCTTCGCTTATGGGGAGAAAGTCGTACACAAGATGAAATCGCGGATCATATATTTGATGTCACAGGATCGAAGTTTTCAGATACGGTTATGTATTTAGAAAAACTGGGCTATGCGTGTCATTATTTTAAAGGAACGAAAGAGGACTATAAAGCATTACTTGATCAAAACATTCCAGTTTTATTAAGCATAGATATTGAACATGCATCCCACGTTCAAGTTCTTTCCGGATATGATGATCAGTTACAATCTTTTTCGGTTCAAGATCCTAACTTTTTGGAACCGCTTTTTATTGAATATGAGAAGTTACAGGAAAGGTATCGTTACACAGATGGTTTAGCTATTGTATTTGTTCCTAAGGAGAAAAAAGAACAATTGTCATTTTTATCAGAAGAGGAAGATACATATTTCCGAACGCTATTCTCTTTGACAGATCATTTAGAAGAACAGGATAAACAAGGGATTGAAAAACTAGTATCCTTTTTACAAGAAACAAGTGAAAATCTATACACGTGGTTATACACAATCAAACATATGGATGTTGAAGTCAATCAAGAGTTTATTCTTTTTTGTGCTGAAAGGCTAATGGAAAGATATCCCGATTCAGATTTTGTTAAGCTTCATAGTGCACAATCTTTTATCCGTATTCAAGATGTGGAGCGAGCTAGTGATGTCTTGCAAAGTGTTACGAAAAAGAATAGTCAAGCATTGTATCATTTTATATATGGACGCTATTTTTTTGAGAAAGAGGAGTATGAGGAAGCAATTTCTAGCTTCCGCTCATCATTACAATTAGATGCTGATCAGCCAATCGCATGGAGTTTTCTAGCATTATCATATATGTATATCAATCAATCTGAGCAAGGATTAAAAATGTCACAAATTGCACTCCAGCGTCATCCGGACAGATTTGTTCTTGTAAATCATGGTTTGATTTTAATGGATTTAGAGCGTTATGAGGAAGCATATGAAGTGTTTGATGATTTATTAAAAGAATATAAGTATGAAGCGCATATATGGTATGAAAGAGCTAGGTGTGCACATCAAATAGGGAAAATGTATTTAGCCATTAAAGGACTTCAAATTGCAATCCAATTAGATAAAGCAGCCCCATATTCATACGTGAAACTATCAGAAATATATGAATCAGATGTAGAAGATAGGAAGAGTGCACAAGAAATTTTATTGCAGGGTATCGAAAGTTGTGAAGAATCATCGTCATTATATGTTCGATTAGGAGATTTACATTTTCAACATGATGAATTTGAAGAAGCTGAAAAAATATATAAATGTGCTTTAGAAAAGAATAATAGAGACGTTTATTCTCACTTTGGTTTGATTCAAATTTATATGGAAAAAGAACAGTATGATGATGCAAAGCGTTATATTTTTAGTATGGAAAAGCAATTTGAAGAAAATGATGAGTTTCTAATGAATGCAGGAATGGTATTATGGGACGCTGAAATTGAATTAGGGGCTAATGAAGAACAATTAAAGATAGCGTTGTCGAAGTTGGAAGATGGTATTCGCTGCTTGAAAAATAATATAGCAAATATTTTAGAAGAATATGTAAATAGAATTGAAGGAACACCATTTGTACAACGTGGGATAGCATTTTTAAGAAAACTAGAAAAGGAAAAAGCGGATATTATCGAGTATGGCTGTTATGCTGGTATTTTATATGAATCTCTTGGACAATACGATCAAGCAATGAAACGATACAATCAAGCAATAAAGCATAGACCGAGTACTCTTCCGTATTTTCGTATTGGTGAATCCCTTATGGTATTAAGGGAATTGGAAGACGCAAAAAGAGCATATGAATCTTGCTTAGAAATAGATGCAAACTTCATAGGAGTACATTTGAAGTTAGCGGAAATATATGAAACAGAAGAAAATAAATTAAAAGAACAATATCATATGCTTCAGGCAATGCTGCAAGGGCCGATGATCGTAAATATGGAGTATTTAGCAGAGCTTTCAGTAGAAAATGGTCTTCATAAAGAGCTTTTATCTGAGTTAGATCAATTAGTTGGTAAAGTAAATGAAATGTGGCGTTTAGATGCTCTTGCATATGTATATGGTGCCATGAAAGAGATAGATAAAGAACGAGAACTAGTGGAAGAAGCTTTGCAAATGGATGAAGAACATGTAGAAGTACAATACCATTATGCAAAAGTACTTGTTAAAAAACCTGATTCAGAAGCAATTTCATTTGTTACAAATTTAATAAGGAAAGATGCTGGAAATGAACGTGTATTTGAAGTGTATGTTCAAATGATGGAACAACAGCGGAAATTATCTCAAATGCGAGAGTCTCTTCATTTGTTGCCCGTTAAGAAAAAAGAAAGAAGTATGGCATTTATGTACGCTGCATCTGCACTTGCAGAGAGACTGACTAAACAACAAGAAAATGAACAGCCAAAGAAATCAATTTTCACAAGAATCTTTTATCGAATGAAAAACCGTGCAAAAGAACTTTCGCTTATTACAATTGTTATTGATTTATTTGAAATTTCCTTGAAATTAAATGCGAAAAATAGTACGGCGGCGCAGCGTTTAGCGATATTTTATGAAAATGGAAATATGATTACAGAAGCGATGGATGTATTACAAACTTCATTAGAAAACACTTGGGATGTTAGTACGGCAAGGCAACTTGTAAAACTTCTCATTGAATGTGGGGATGAAAATGAAGAGATGTTAAGGGGTGCTCTTGAATTCATCAAACAGATGGTTAGAGAAGAGCCAAATGATTATGACACTTTGTTATTACATTCAAATGTTCTGTTCATGTTAGGAGAAGAGAAACAGGCAGAAAAGATTTGTTTACAATTAATCGAAAGAATGCCTTTTGTGAGTCGTGCATTCCTTGCTCTAGCAGAAATCTATCAAAGTGGAGAAAGATTTGAAGAGTCTATTCAAATGTTAGAAAAGGGAGTCGTGCATCATCCAAAAAATCATGCAATGTTTCTCGCTTTAGCAGCATCTTATCATCAGATTGGAAAAACAGAAAAGGCAGAAAAACTAACAAATCATATACTATCTTTTGATTCTTCGGATTTGTTAGTTCGATACAACAGAGCATGCTATTTAGCTGTTTTAGACAGAAATGCTGAGGCGAAAGCAGAGCTTGAAACGGTTCTTTATGAAGATGAAACTGGATTTTTTACAGAGCTTGCAGAAGAAGATGAAGATTTAGAAAAAGTATGGAAAACGATAAAGAAACACGATGTATAG
- a CDS encoding MBL fold metallo-hydrolase produces MQKIERISNRILYLPPYQETDRPILAAVTGAKKTLLIDAGNSPKHANLFLKQLEEVHIKGDFLVLTHSDWDHVFGMSAIDIPMIAHYKTHEKIKRLQNLSWEDKFLDQRVKEGIEIPFCAEAIKKELGHQREVFLPIPDITFDKQMSINLGGVTVVIEHVGGDHADDCTVIYIPEEKVLFLGDCMYANLYSKKWSYTIKNTLQLVKQLEKYDADIFFLSHHDKPVYKEEFQLKINFLKDTAFLTGKYKGNEKAIIKELAKGLQRKLNAEEIETINFFVNGYCIERF; encoded by the coding sequence TTGCAAAAAATCGAAAGAATATCAAATCGGATTTTATACTTACCACCGTATCAAGAAACGGATCGACCAATTTTAGCAGCAGTTACAGGAGCAAAAAAGACATTATTAATTGATGCTGGAAACTCACCTAAACATGCTAATTTATTTCTTAAACAATTAGAAGAAGTACATATTAAAGGCGACTTTCTTGTTCTCACTCACTCAGATTGGGATCATGTATTCGGGATGAGCGCAATAGATATACCAATGATTGCTCATTATAAAACTCACGAAAAAATTAAAAGGCTTCAGAATTTATCATGGGAAGATAAATTCTTGGATCAGCGCGTTAAAGAAGGAATAGAAATTCCATTTTGTGCGGAAGCAATAAAGAAAGAGTTGGGTCATCAGAGAGAGGTGTTTCTTCCAATACCTGATATTACATTTGATAAGCAAATGTCTATTAATTTAGGAGGAGTAACTGTTGTAATTGAACATGTGGGTGGCGATCACGCTGATGATTGTACTGTTATTTATATTCCAGAAGAAAAAGTTCTTTTTCTAGGGGATTGCATGTACGCAAATCTCTACTCAAAAAAATGGAGTTATACCATTAAAAATACTTTGCAGCTAGTTAAGCAGCTTGAAAAATATGACGCAGACATTTTTTTCTTATCTCATCACGATAAGCCTGTGTATAAAGAGGAATTCCAATTGAAAATTAATTTTTTAAAAGATACAGCATTTCTGACGGGAAAATATAAGGGGAATGAAAAAGCCATTATTAAAGAGCTTGCAAAGGGGCTGCAAAGAAAATTAAATGCTGAAGAAATTGAAACTATCAATTTTTTTGTTAATGGATACTGTATAGAAAGATTTTAA
- a CDS encoding PadR family transcriptional regulator has product MTRLMVLGLLMQYGPMSGYELQQAMQSAQTDTWAGVFPASIYHALKKMDKEGLVELDAVEKTGNRSKAIYSVTPAGKDEFHTLMLQSFQQSSVAFPTELYTALTFFDANTVSLERISSALQDQKKKIIEMYENMKAGQSIKEKMVDIPEHVSLIFENIYEQCEMQLRFIEKMEKMLSRLENKKNTEEK; this is encoded by the coding sequence ATGACACGATTAATGGTACTAGGTTTACTTATGCAATATGGTCCTATGTCTGGATATGAATTACAGCAAGCTATGCAATCCGCACAAACGGACACTTGGGCAGGTGTTTTTCCTGCTTCGATTTATCATGCTTTAAAAAAAATGGACAAAGAAGGATTAGTAGAGCTTGATGCTGTTGAAAAAACCGGCAATCGTTCCAAAGCAATTTATAGTGTTACACCTGCTGGAAAAGATGAGTTCCATACACTCATGCTTCAGTCATTCCAACAATCTTCAGTCGCTTTCCCAACAGAGTTATATACAGCACTCACTTTTTTCGATGCAAATACTGTTTCTCTTGAGCGTATTTCATCCGCCTTACAAGATCAAAAAAAGAAAATTATAGAAATGTACGAAAATATGAAAGCTGGACAATCTATTAAAGAAAAAATGGTAGACATTCCAGAGCATGTGAGCCTTATTTTTGAAAATATTTATGAACAGTGTGAAATGCAGCTACGTTTCATTGAAAAAATGGAAAAAATGTTATCTCGATTAGAAAATAAGAAGAACACGGAGGAGAAATGA
- a CDS encoding class I SAM-dependent methyltransferase → MKEYEWDNRLEYLRNTRDLYYNDDYLSFLVNSVWKISKPVHIVDYGCGYGYLGLKLLPLLPIGSRYTGIDKGKKLINEARELFRSLPYKVEFIEADVAEFEMESTYDIAVYHAFLLHMNDPKTILQKMIDSVVNGGNIICFEPHWISNMSSYYLNNLEQSEMIQLGVLQKLFEKDEKRHGKDGNIWIKLPVYLSELGVENIECRVSDKVNFVNGHEDQREKQQLYHSLKEEGIGNTPAEKKEFIERLVNRGLAYNEAMAQYEAELQLSKEFTMDSSLVYAPSMKITFGIVKSK, encoded by the coding sequence TTGAAAGAGTATGAATGGGATAATAGGTTAGAGTATTTAAGAAATACAAGAGATCTATATTACAACGATGATTATTTAAGTTTTTTGGTAAATTCAGTTTGGAAGATTTCTAAACCAGTTCATATTGTTGACTATGGTTGTGGATATGGCTATTTAGGTTTGAAACTCTTACCTTTATTACCAATAGGGTCTAGATATACGGGCATTGATAAGGGGAAGAAATTAATCAATGAAGCAAGAGAGTTATTCCGAAGTCTTCCATATAAAGTGGAATTTATTGAAGCGGATGTTGCTGAATTTGAAATGGAAAGTACGTATGATATAGCAGTTTATCATGCTTTTTTACTACATATGAACGATCCGAAGACAATCTTACAAAAAATGATAGATTCAGTTGTTAATGGAGGTAATATCATATGTTTTGAGCCGCACTGGATCTCTAATATGTCTTCGTACTATTTGAATAATCTAGAGCAATCTGAAATGATTCAGCTGGGTGTTCTTCAAAAATTGTTTGAAAAAGATGAAAAGAGACATGGGAAAGATGGAAACATTTGGATTAAATTACCAGTATATTTAAGTGAGTTAGGGGTAGAAAATATTGAGTGTAGAGTTAGCGATAAAGTTAATTTTGTTAATGGTCATGAGGATCAAAGAGAGAAGCAACAATTGTATCATTCACTCAAGGAAGAGGGTATCGGCAATACTCCTGCTGAAAAAAAAGAGTTTATTGAACGTTTAGTAAATCGGGGATTGGCATATAATGAGGCGATGGCGCAATACGAAGCAGAATTACAACTCTCTAAAGAATTCACTATGGATTCTTCTTTAGTTTATGCTCCAAGTATGAAAATTACTTTTGGCATAGTGAAAAGCAAGTAA